agaaaaagcagaatgggccaggatcaaggatgtctcagagagggtgcagaatgttctcacgaggGGGAGGGGCCAGCaaaaggtcattgtccacattggaaccagcgACATAGGAacggaaaaggttgagattctgaagggagattacagagagttaggcagaaatttaaaaaggaggtcctcgagggtagtattATCTGGAGTACTCCCAGTGcgacaagctagtgagggcaggaataggaggatagagcagatgaatgcatggctgaggagctggtgtatgggagaaggattcacatttttggatcattggaatctcttttggggtagaagtgaactgtacaagaaggacggattgcacctaaattggaaagggactaatatactggcagggaaatttgctagaactgcttggaaggatttaaactagtaaggtggagggggggggggggggaatccagggagatggtgaggaaagagaacaatctgaaactggtacagttgggaacagaagcgagtcaaacaatcaggacatgcagggacaaggtaggactaataaattaaactgtatttacttcaatgcaaggggcctaacagggaaggcagatggttaggaacatgggactgggatatcatagcaattactgaaacatggcgcagggatgggcaggaatggcagcttaatgttccaggatacaaatgctgcaggaaggatagaaagggaggcaagagaggagggggagtggcatttttgataagggatagcattacagctgtgcccagggaggatattcccggaaatacatccagggaagttatttgggtggaactgagaaataagaaagggatgattgccttattgggattgtattctagaccccccaatagtcagagggaaattgagaaacaaacttgcaaggagatctcagctatctgtaagaaaaatagggtggttatggtaggggattttaactttccaaacatagactgggactgccatagtgttaaaggtttagatggagaggaatttcttaagtgtgtacaagacaattttctgatgcagtatgtggatgtaccttctagagaaggtgcaaaacctgacctactcttgggaaataaggcagggcacgcgagtgaggtgtcagtgggggagcactttggggccagcgaccataattctattcgttttaaaatagtgatggaaagggatagatcagatctaaaagttgaagttctaaattggagaaaggccaattttgatggtatcaggcaagaactttcgaaagctgattagaggcagatgttccaaagggacggctggaaaatgggaagccttcagaaatgagacaacaagaatccagagaaagtatattcctgtcagggtgaaagggaaggctggtaggtatagggaatgctgggtgactaaagaaattgagggtttggttaagaaaaagaaggaagcatacgtcaggtatagacaggatagatcgagtgaatccttagaagagttataaagtaggagtatacttaagagggaaatcaggagggcaaaaaggggacatgatatagctttggcaaattaagaattaagaagaatccaaagggtttttacaaatatattaaggacaaaagggtaactagggagagaatagggcccctcaaagatcagcaaggcagcctttgtgtggagccacagaaaatgggggagatactaaatgaatattttgcatcagtatttactgtggaaaaggatatggaagatatagactgtagggaaatagatggtgacatcttgacaaatgtccagattacagaggaggacatGCTGAatatcttgaaacggttaaaagtggataaattcccaggacctgatcaggtgtacccgagaactctgtgggaagctagagaagaaatttccgggcctcttgctgagatatttgtatcatcaatagtcacaggtgaggtgccggaagactggaggttggcaaacgtggtgccactgtttaagaagggtggtaaagacaagccagggaagtatagaccagtgagcctgtcctcggtggcaggcaagttgttggatggaatcctgaagcacaggatgtacgtgtatttagaaaggcaaggactgatttgggatagtcaacatggctttgtgtgtgggaaatcatgtctcacaaacttgactgagttttttgaagaagtaacaaagaagattgatgagggcagagcagtagatgtgatttatatggacttcagtaaggcgttcgacaaggttccccatgggagactgattagcaaggttagatcgcatggaatactgggagaactagccatttggatacagaactggctcaaaggtagaagacagagggtggtggtggagtgttgtttttcagactggaggcctgtgaccagtggagtgccacaataaTCGGTGCAGGGCcctcgactttttgtcatttgcagttagtaagtttgcagatgacaccaaaattggaggtgtagtggtcagcgaagagggttacctcagattacaacaagatcttgaccagatgggccaatgggctgagaagtggcagttggagtttaattcaggtaaatgcaaggtgctgcattttgggaaagcaaatcttagcaggacatatacactgaatggtaaggtcctagggagtgttgctgaacaaagtgaccttggagtgcaggtgcatagctccttgaaagttgagtcgcaggtagataggatagtgaagaaggcatttggtatgctttcctttattggtcagagtattgaatgcaggagttgggaggtcatgttgcggctgtataggacactggttggaatattgcgtgcacttctggtctccttcctatcggaaaaatgttgtgaaacttgaaagggttcagaaaagatttacaaggatgttgctagggttggaggatctgagctacagggagaggctgaacaggctggggctattttccctggagcgtcggaggctgaggggtgaccttatagaggtttataaaattatgaggggcatggataggataaatagacaaagtcttttccctggggttggggagtccagaactagagggtataggtttagggtgagaggggaaagatataaaaagagacctaaggggcaactttttcacgcagagggtcacgtgtatggaatgagctgccagaggatgtggtggaggctggtacaattgcaacatttaagaggcatttggatgggtatatgaataggaagggttgggagggatatgggccggatgctggcaggtgggactagattgggttgggatatctggtcagcatggatgggttggaccgaagggtctgtttccatgctgtacatctctgactctatttgCCTGTTACTTTCATTGACAACTGCACAAAgatacccagatctctttgtatagCCATACTTCCtgatatatcaccatttaaataatacactgACTTTCTGGTTTTCACACCAAAGTGTAGAGCCTTAAACATATCCATGTTATACTGTACTCATTCAACTTGTCTGGATTCTTCTGATATCTCGGTGCATCCTCCTAACTTTACACTTTCCTATCCAATTTtatgttgtcagcaaacttggaaaaaTTGCATTTGGTTCCCTAATCCAAGTAGTTTATTTGACCTGATTGAAACCGAAAGGATCCTGAGCGATCTTAGCAGATTGGATGTGGAGAGTATGTTTCACATGTCTCACATGTTTCCTGATAAAGTGTCTGCGTTTGATGGATGCCGGGCATCGACACCTACTGCCTTGGAAGGTAAGTGCTCCCAATCGGGTCCTGGTGTTAGGTTCTTTTCCtgagattcttacacacttgatgcaactgcaaaacatcaacttctgtgaacaagcaaaattttattaagcacagtacagtacaagcTTTTTGGAGGAACTTTTAACACACATCACGCAAGGCTTGCAGGGTCGTGGCAAATGTTTTCCGAacaaaggaaacatcctttctttAGACAAAATCTTTAAATCACAGGCAGTAACGCCCACAAGACAATCTCCAGccatccccccccacccagtcacatgccactcaagacacaaTTCAGTGACCATATCATCTCCAGAAACACTGTAATGCAAATCATCCCCTAACAGTCAAATATGTTTGCAAATCATTTTCTGTAACTATAGGTGAGTAGTCAAATTCTAACTGTAATATTCTTATTGGTTTCTGAATGGGGGATGAAAATGTGAATAGCTTTGAATGGCAAGGAACTGGCCATGTAAATGGCTCTGAATAATAGGAAATTTCTTACAATCTCTCTGTCAATCAGATGTATCCCACCCTAGCCTCAGGACATCAAATTTCCTGCAGGTCAGCACAGCAAGTTAACTCTTTAATATCACACTGGGTCGGAGTCGGGGTTGCGGCCTTTCTGGGAGGTCTTGAAGTCGATTCTGTCAAACCTTCACGTTGTAGTTTCTTTCAGGTCAGTTGTCATTCCTAGACTGGGTGGTCCTCCTCAGGGTCACTGGAGTCAGGTTACTGCTAGGTCAGGTATTGTTCCTGCGGTGGTCAGGCTGCAGTTTTAGATATCTCTGAGGTCATGAGGTTCgtagaatctttatacacaaggAGATTTAAGAGAAGATGCTTCCTAATTTTTACACATTTAGCCTTGACTAAAAGAGAAGAATGATTGTAAGATATATAAGAGTTAAATCTGCTGTAGAAAGTTCACAATCACCACTCGTCGCCGTCATCTTGGATCCTCTTGATTGATCTAACCTTGCCCCACTCTGATTGGTCAGTCCTTGCCCTGTTCTGATTGGTCTCCTCCACCCCATTTAAAGGGCGCTCACTCGTTCGTTCCGGATTTCTGGTTGTTACTGTTTATGGCAATGGGTCTGTGTCGAGTGTCTGATCGCCGCTCCCTCTGGATCGGGATCCCCCTCCTCATCGGGATATTTATCCTCCTCAATGGAGGGAGAGACAGCGGAGCTGGTGAGTGATCCCCGGAGACAGCGGGTTTGGTAATTCCCGGAGGGAGGGAAATCCAGCCTCCAGACCGTGTTGTTCAATACTGTTTGTGATCTTTCTCAGGGGCTCACTCCGGTAATTACATTGACGGATGTAGGTTTAATATCTCTGGGGCCTGGACCTATATTCACCAGTACGTTTATGATAAAGAACTGATCGCGTTCTATGACTTTGATCAGAAGATATACGTCGCTGCGAAGGACTGGATGAAGGGGAATGTGGACCGATGGAATAAAGAGGAAGCGGCTGGAACATACCAGGGAGGGATTCGAGTGTGTGAGAATAATGTTCCGATCTACAGCAAAGTGGTGTCCCGGAAAGGTAAGGGGCTTATTGGCGAAGAGATGTCAGTGATCCTGGACAGCATttacctctctccccctgtaacgggagctctcaatccctccctaCTCACAGTACCTCACTTACTTATTCCCATTTGTAACGATGGGATTCACAAACAATGTAAACCACTTAAAAGGAATAGTGCTGTCCTTGAGGAAATGGTGGACCCGTTG
This Chiloscyllium punctatum isolate Juve2018m chromosome 30, sChiPun1.3, whole genome shotgun sequence DNA region includes the following protein-coding sequences:
- the LOC140455486 gene encoding HLA class II histocompatibility antigen, DQ beta 1 chain-like isoform X2, translating into MAMGLCRVSDRRSLWIGIPLLIGIFILLNGGRDSGAGAHSGNYIDGCRFNISGAWTYIHQYVYDKELIAFYDFDQKIYVAAKDWMKGNVDRWNKEEAAGTYQGGIRVCENNVPIYSKVVSRKVEPTVTIRPKASQHSTQSALLSCHVTGFYPPEIDVTWLKNGAPIPDGVINTVLLSDGDWTYQVEDLLQYQPVSGDKYTCRVEHSSLRDPRSVDWAILDSSNHGPRLMGPAVS